Below is a genomic region from Bacteroidia bacterium.
AGGCCCGGGCTATCGCTGTTACTCCTCGGTCCACTACGCTAAGGCTGCGTGGCCCTGTGGGGTAACTTGCTCTATCCCTACCCGGACCCAAGCCCGAACTTTTGGGAAATGGATATACAATTTTGCTCATCCAGGGTGTTGGTGTGTTGATTACCCGGTCATTGCTGCAACTGTTTGGTTTTGCAGCCCGGGCAACGATAGAGGCGAGTAGCTCCCGGCAGAAATGGCTTCAGTGCGTTGGCAGCCGGGACTACAGACGATAGCGTGACCCGAAGCCCATTCCCAAAACTTATATATTTAAATAAATTTCAGTTGGGCGAAGGGGGCCCGCCAAAAAACAAATGGAATAATTGGAAAGTTATACCGAATGTACATTATGTTTAGTCCAATTTTAGGTATTAATTTTTATTGAGAAAATTGGCCTAACATTCTGTATACTCGGCATTTACCAATCTAAATTTATAAAAGCCTTCGGACTATTTATAAATTAAAATTGGTATTAAATTTCTGTATTCCGGACCAACCGGTTCAAAAAAAAAGCCAAAACACGTAATGCCTTGGCTTTTTAAAGGTTAACAACCCGGTTAATGACCTTCTTTTTTATGGTCTTCGTCGTTTTTATTACAACGCTCAACAATCAAGTGAAAAGTATCGTGAAGATGGGCCAATGCCGCTGTAATTTCTGCATCGCTTCCTCCTTTTTCGATAAGGGCTTTTAATGCATTTGCTTCTTTTTCAATTGCCTCTGTTGCTTCTTTAACCGATGGCTTATTGAATTCATCCGGAATTTTTGCTGTGTTTAAGGCTTTGGCTTTATCGCAAAACTCAGCTATTCTTGTTTTGATGGGTTTTAAATCACCTTCTTCGGAAGGGTGGAAGGTTTGAGACATTACACCGTGAAAGGTTTTCAATTCTACCCATTTATCAAATTTTGATTGAGCAAATGAGGAAGATGATACCAAAAGAAGAGCGAATAAAAAGGTAGCTTGAATTATTTTTTTCATTTTATTGGGAAATTGTAGGCAAAAGTATCAACAGGACTGGTAAAAATGCTGTTGGAAATCAGTTTTTAAGAATTTAAAATTGAAGTTTATATTGTAAGGTGAAACTTCTTGGAGCTTCCAGCAAGCCTGGTCTAAGCGAATATTCCTGATTGGATATATTTTTTACAATCAATGAAATAGTTGATCTGTCGGATAGTTTGTAAGCGAATCGCATATCGAATACTAGAATGCCTTTTTTATGGCTTTCTCTGTATTTGCTAATTCCATTTAATTGATCAAAAATTAAATCGATACGTTCCATGAAGCTGTTGTAGGTGCAGGTTCCCCCAATGAGAATCTTTTTAAAAGGTTCAAATTCCAGATCGGCACGGGCCGTGTTTCGTAAGCGGTACTTCAAAATGCTGGAGGTAGCTAGCAAGCTATCGGGTTTTCCTATACTTTGGAATAAGTTTTGGATAAAAATATTGGCTTTTCGTTGAGCTGTATCTGATTCTAAATCAGCCGGGTAATTGAAGGTATATCCGGCAAATAGTCGGACAGGAATTCCAAGTATTTTCCCATCGGCAATGGTGGAAATTTCGGCCCCTGCTATTCTTGCTCTGCTGATGTTTTTAGCTTGGAAACCGAAGCCTTTTTCAGGGTCAATCAAGAATACATATTCAATCATATCCTTAAATTCATACCAGAAGAGTGCCATATCAAGGTAACCCATAAAGTTGCCGAATTTATAACCTTGTTTAACGGCTAATTCGGAGGTCCAACCTGATTCAGGTTTCAAACTTGGGTTGGGGAAAATTTTTATGGAGCTTAAGCTGGCATCAATGTAACGTTCACCCAAGCTAGGGAAACGGTAACCCTGACCCCAGTTAGTTCTAAGGAAAGTAGCCTTGCCAACTTTATAGTTGATACCGGCTCTAAAAACAGGTCTTCCCGGGTCGTTGGGTAAACCAAATACGTGATTACGTTCATACCGTGCACCTAACAATAGGGTAAGTTTCTCTTTAAATTCCTGTTCCAATTGCAGGTAACCAGCCATAAACAATTGTTTAAGTTTCATGCCTTCGTAGAGGCTGCTGTAGGAGTTAGAATAGCTGCCGATGGCACCGCTGGTCAGGCTTAATCCGAAATCGAATTGTTTTTGGAATTGGTAATCTCCCCAAAACAAATCGGTTGATGCAGTTGTTTTATTGTTACTTCCACTGTAGCGAGTTACTTTATAATAGCGACTTCTAATTTTATGAATGGCGCCGTTAGGTCCGCTGTAGCTAATTCTTGGGTCGATGGTGAAGTAAGAGTATTTATCTTCAGAGAGGGTACCTTCCCAAGGGGTGAGGGCACCTGCATCAGGGTCTTGCCAGAGAAAGAATCGTCCAAACTGCTGGTACATGGCATTTCCGGCCAATTCAAAGCTGAAATATTTTAATTTTTTAGGTCTCCAGCGGGTTTTGAAATTCACCCTTGCTTGTTGGTCGCTTCCATTTTTCAGGTAACCAGAACTCCAATTTAAGTTTCCACCAATAATCAGGTCAATATTTCCAAACTTTTGGCGGTGGGAGAGGAAGGCATTTGTAAAAAAAGGATTAAAAAAGTTATCCCACCAGCGTAATTCTTTTCTAGCAGGATTGCTGTACACGCCCTGAGCGATTGAAATTTTAGTTTGTGGTTTATCGTAAGCGTAACCGGTTCGAACGTGAATAACACCATTCATAGCACCGGAACCATACAAGGAAGAGGCAGCACCTTTAATAACTTCCACTTGTTCCATATTCTCGATTGGAACAAAATTCCAGCGCACTTCGGATAGGTCACCGGTTAACATGGGCATGTCATCTACCAAAACCTGAACTCTGGACCCTGTTCCATAGGCATAACCACTGCCGCCACGAATACTTGCCTGACCATCCACAATGGTAACTCCCGGAACTTTTTCAACGGCTTTGGCAAGGTCGGGAGCATTGGTATTTTCAACCAGGTATTTTTTAATTACGTCAATAGAAACAACTTCCTTTGCAGCATCTTTTTCATATTGAGAACCTGTTACGGTAACCAGCTTCAATTCTTTTTGTTCCGATTTCATTTGGATGTTTATCTCCTGACTTGTTCCGGCAACCGCATTTATTTCTCGTGTTTCTTGAGTAAAACCTAAGTAACTAAATCGGAGAATGTGTTTACCCGGTTCAACTTCCAGAATAAATTTTCCTAAAACATCCGTAACTGTTCCAACACCAGAACTATCTGCCATAATGGTAACACCAATAATGGTTTCATTGTTTCTCGAGTCGGTTATGGTACCGGTAATTTTTGCTTTTTGGGAATAAAGTACTTGACTTAAGGATAAAAAGACAAGCAATAAATAGCTTGTAATTAAGAGTGTTTTTTTTTGCATACGATACAATTTTGCGCAATTCCCCCCACCTAAAATAATAACCTCTTCAGTTTGCAAAGGTAAAAGACTATTTTTTGAGTTTCCTCTTATCTTAAATATTAGTTACCAACAGGTGAGTTTAAATTTTGATTTTGAGAAAGTTGGTATTGTGAATTTCTTAATGGATGAGGATTTAATGATGGATTTGGTTAATTTTATAGGGGTTTTAGCCTGGTTTTTAGCTTATAGGATAGTAAAAGGGTGGAGTTTGTAAAAAAAATGTTGAGGTTTCCAAGACTCAATTATTAACTAAGTTTAGTTTTCGATAGATTGGAATGTTGGATTATTTTTTTGCTTAATTCTATAAAATCAGCTACACTT
It encodes:
- a CDS encoding TonB-dependent receptor, which gives rise to MQKKTLLITSYLLLVFLSLSQVLYSQKAKITGTITDSRNNETIIGVTIMADSSGVGTVTDVLGKFILEVEPGKHILRFSYLGFTQETREINAVAGTSQEINIQMKSEQKELKLVTVTGSQYEKDAAKEVVSIDVIKKYLVENTNAPDLAKAVEKVPGVTIVDGQASIRGGSGYAYGTGSRVQVLVDDMPMLTGDLSEVRWNFVPIENMEQVEVIKGAASSLYGSGAMNGVIHVRTGYAYDKPQTKISIAQGVYSNPARKELRWWDNFFNPFFTNAFLSHRQKFGNIDLIIGGNLNWSSGYLKNGSDQQARVNFKTRWRPKKLKYFSFELAGNAMYQQFGRFFLWQDPDAGALTPWEGTLSEDKYSYFTIDPRISYSGPNGAIHKIRSRYYKVTRYSGSNNKTTASTDLFWGDYQFQKQFDFGLSLTSGAIGSYSNSYSSLYEGMKLKQLFMAGYLQLEQEFKEKLTLLLGARYERNHVFGLPNDPGRPVFRAGINYKVGKATFLRTNWGQGYRFPSLGERYIDASLSSIKIFPNPSLKPESGWTSELAVKQGYKFGNFMGYLDMALFWYEFKDMIEYVFLIDPEKGFGFQAKNISRARIAGAEISTIADGKILGIPVRLFAGYTFNYPADLESDTAQRKANIFIQNLFQSIGKPDSLLATSSILKYRLRNTARADLEFEPFKKILIGGTCTYNSFMERIDLIFDQLNGISKYRESHKKGILVFDMRFAYKLSDRSTISLIVKNISNQEYSLRPGLLEAPRSFTLQYKLQF